CACAGTCGCCCAGGAAGCCTTGCACACCTGCCCCGAAGCGCGCCTCGCGCCCAAACAGCGGGCAAATGTCGCCGACGAAGCCCAGCGTACAGTCCGAATCTCCCTCTCGAAGCCGCAGGTCCCGGTCGATGGACTCGGGGCGGGGCGACGGGCCGGTGAAGCGCCGCCACACCATCGGAAAAAATTCGCCCCAGGAGTACGGGCCGAAGGGATTGTCCATAAAGGGAGCGATCCGAGAAGAGAGGTGGATGTGCTTCTGGTTGCTGGTGGAGAACGCCAGCAGCAACGACGTGAGAGAGTACGCTGGGGGGCGGCCCGAAGAGGCCCGCGCCCCCGACCGTAGTCTCTACACCGGGGCGAGCGGATTACGTGGGGGGGTGGGCTCGCCCAGGCGACAGGCCGGTGTCCCGGCGTGGATATCGGTCTTCTAAGGCCGGTGGCGGTCGAACAGAGCCCGCCCGCTTGGCCGCGCGCTGGGGAGGGGGACTGGCCGGCACTGGTGAGGCGCCGGAGTGACGAGATTCGGGAGGCAACAGCCCCCGTCTACGCGACGGCCGGGGTCGTCGTGATCGAGTTGGTCCGCGCCGCTGCCTCCAGTGTGGTCGTTTCGAGGGCGGTGCCCAGGAGCGTGCTGGAGGTGCAGTCGTCGATGCGGACCTTCACATAGTCGCCCTTCTCATAGTCCTCGCGGTCGAAGACGACGCCCTTGTTCGTGTCCGCCCGCCCGAAGAACTGCTCGTCGCTCTTCTTGCTGGTGCCCTCCACGAGCACAGTGTGCACGCGCCCAATCTCCGCCTCGTTGCTCTCCTTCGCGTGCTGGTTCTGCAGCTCGATGATCTCCTCCAGGCGACGCTGCTTCGTGTCTTCGGGCACGTCGTCCTCGTACTTGCGCGCAGCGTAGGTCTGGGGCCGCTCGCTGTACTTGAACATGTAGGCGTGGTCGTAGCGCACCTGCTCCATCAGCGAGAGGGTGTCCTCGTGCTGCGCCTCCGTCTCGCCGCAGAAGCCGGCGATGAGGTCGGTCGAGAGGGAGACGCCGGGGCACAGCTCCTTCGCCCGCTCCGTGAGTGCCAGGTACTCCTCGCGGGTGTAGGTGCGGCGCATGCGATCGAGCACCTCCGTGTTGCCGTGCTGCACCGGCAGGTGGATGTAGTTGCAGACATTGGGACGGTCGCGGTGCACCCTCAGCAGCTCGTCGGTGCAGTCCTTCGGGTGGCTCGTGGAGTAGCGGACGCGCATCTCCGGCGAGACGCGGCTGACGCGGTCGACGAGCTCGGCGAAGCTGACGGACGTGCCGTCCTCGTCGGTGTAGTGGTAGGAGTTGACGTTCTGGCCGAGGAGCGTCACTTCCTTGTAGCCCTCTTCGACCAACTGAGCAACTTCGGAGAGGATGGTTGTCACTGGCCGGCTCTCCTCGCGGCCCCGCGTGAAGGGCACCACGCAGAAGGTGCACATGTTGTCGCAGCCGCGCATGATGGAGACGTAGGCGCTGACGCCGTTGGAGTCGTAGCGCACCGGCTGGATGTCCTCGTACGTCTCCTGCTTGGACAGCTCCACGTTGACGGCGGCCTGGCCGGTGGCGTCTGCCTCGTAGAGGAGCCGCGGCAGGTCGCGGTACGCGTCGGGGCCCACCACCACGTCCACCAGGTCCTCCTGCTCCAGCAGCTTCTCGCGGAGGCGCTCGGCCATGCAGCCGAGCACCCCCAGCATGAGTTCGTCGTCGCGCTTTTCCTTCTCCGAGCGCAACATGCTGAGGCGCGCGCGAATCTTCCGCTCGGCGTTTTCGCGGATGGCGCACGTGTTCAGCAGGACGACGTCCGCCGCCTCCTGGTCCCGCGTGAGGCCGTAGCCGCTGTCCTCCAGCACCGAGGCCACGATCCCGGAGTCGTTCACGTTCATCTGGCAGCCGTAGGTCTCGATGTAGACCTGCTTGTCGCCGGCGGTGGCGTCGTAGCCGTGCTTTACGCGATCGAGGTCCTCGTCGACCTCCCCGTCGGCCTCGCGCTGCCGCACGCGCTCCTCGTCGAGGACATCGAGGTCTTCAATCGGCTCCATGGGAAAACAGGGGTTGGTGGGCGAGTGGCCGAAAAAGGGAAGAATGTTGCATTCGGGGTCCGGGCGAACGTTCCCACGAATCATCCTCGCCGGGGGAGGTCGGCTCCCCGAGGCGAGCGTGAGTGGGACCGACGAGCACGGGAGGCCCCTCGACAGGGGCGGTCGCGATCCGCCACGGCACTGAGCCATCCGGGGCCTCGGACGAGCAGTGAGGTCTTGAGCGAGCAGCCAAGCTGGTTTTCAGTAGGCCCCTCGGGGATGCAACGCCGTCCGGCCCGGTTCACTCATGTTGGGATGTTATCGAATGGGAGACGCCCCGGACGGGAAAAAGACGAACGCGTCGGGTCGGACCTATCGTGCCGATGCGCGGAGCGTGCCGGGTTGGTAGGCTCGAATCAACGGTGTCGGACCTGCACCGCACTTGCACCGGAACGCCCCCTGGTCGCAACAATCTCGCACTGAGCTTCGCCCTGACCTGGGCTGGTGGGCCTCTGGAAGAGAATTTGCGTTGTCTCGTCCCGACCACGCCGCTTCGAACCGGTTGTTCGAGACACGGCGACTTCCCTTTAATCGACGTTAATAAGAAACCTACAGTCCCGCCATAAATTTCAGGAATATATTCTTATTGTACGATCTAATTTAATGTGTGTCATAGCTCTCCGGCTCTACGAGCTTTTTCGGCCCGAAGATGAGTTTTTCTCGCGGCGGCACAGGTCGCAGGTACAGATATACCGCCTGCTGTCCCTGCTCGGGCCGAT
This window of the Salinibacter grassmerensis genome carries:
- the miaB gene encoding tRNA (N6-isopentenyl adenosine(37)-C2)-methylthiotransferase MiaB, coding for MEPIEDLDVLDEERVRQREADGEVDEDLDRVKHGYDATAGDKQVYIETYGCQMNVNDSGIVASVLEDSGYGLTRDQEAADVVLLNTCAIRENAERKIRARLSMLRSEKEKRDDELMLGVLGCMAERLREKLLEQEDLVDVVVGPDAYRDLPRLLYEADATGQAAVNVELSKQETYEDIQPVRYDSNGVSAYVSIMRGCDNMCTFCVVPFTRGREESRPVTTILSEVAQLVEEGYKEVTLLGQNVNSYHYTDEDGTSVSFAELVDRVSRVSPEMRVRYSTSHPKDCTDELLRVHRDRPNVCNYIHLPVQHGNTEVLDRMRRTYTREEYLALTERAKELCPGVSLSTDLIAGFCGETEAQHEDTLSLMEQVRYDHAYMFKYSERPQTYAARKYEDDVPEDTKQRRLEEIIELQNQHAKESNEAEIGRVHTVLVEGTSKKSDEQFFGRADTNKGVVFDREDYEKGDYVKVRIDDCTSSTLLGTALETTTLEAAARTNSITTTPAVA